Proteins from one Thermotoga sp. SG1 genomic window:
- a CDS encoding aldo/keto reductase, translating to MIYKKLGRTGEKIPALGLGTWGIGGFETPDYSRDEEMVELLKTAIRMGYTHIDTAEYYGGGHTEELIGKAIKEFKREDLFIVSKVWPTHLRRDDLLRSLESTLKRLDTDYVDLYLIHWPNPEVPLEETLSAMAEGVRQGLIRYIGVSNFDRKLLEEAINKSEEPIVCDQVKYNIEDREPEKDGLLEFCQKNGITLVAYSPLRRTLLSEKVKTALENVAKNHNATVFQIMLAWLLAKPGVVAIPKAGRAEHLRENLEATKINLTEEEMKLLDSLA from the coding sequence ATGATATACAAAAAACTTGGAAGAACAGGAGAGAAAATACCCGCCCTTGGGCTTGGTACGTGGGGAATAGGTGGATTTGAAACTCCGGATTACTCGAGAGACGAGGAGATGGTAGAACTTCTCAAAACGGCGATAAGGATGGGATACACACACATAGACACCGCCGAGTACTACGGAGGAGGACACACGGAGGAACTCATAGGAAAGGCGATCAAAGAATTCAAAAGGGAAGATCTGTTCATAGTGTCGAAGGTGTGGCCAACTCACTTGAGAAGGGACGATCTTTTGAGATCCCTGGAGAGCACCTTGAAACGTCTCGACACAGATTACGTGGATCTTTACCTCATCCACTGGCCAAATCCTGAAGTTCCACTCGAGGAAACTCTGTCCGCAATGGCAGAAGGGGTGAGACAGGGCCTCATCAGATACATCGGTGTTTCCAATTTTGACAGAAAACTCCTGGAAGAGGCGATCAACAAATCGGAAGAACCCATCGTCTGTGATCAGGTCAAGTACAACATCGAAGACAGAGAACCAGAAAAAGACGGCCTTCTGGAGTTCTGTCAGAAAAACGGCATAACGCTGGTTGCCTACTCGCCTCTGAGAAGAACCCTCCTCTCGGAGAAGGTGAAAACTGCCCTTGAGAATGTAGCGAAAAACCACAACGCCACCGTGTTTCAGATCATGCTGGCGTGGCTTCTCGCAAAGCCAGGTGTTGTCGCCATACCAAAGGCGGGCAGAGCGGAACACCTCAGGGAGAACCTGGAGGCAACGAAGATAAATCTGACAGAGGAAGAGATGAAACTACTGGATAGCCTCGCATAG